Proteins encoded within one genomic window of Gallus gallus isolate bGalGal1 chromosome 1, bGalGal1.mat.broiler.GRCg7b, whole genome shotgun sequence:
- the CCND2 gene encoding G1/S-specific cyclin-D2 isoform b (isoform b is encoded by transcript variant 3), giving the protein MELLCCEVDPMRRALPDPNLLYDDRVLHNLLTIEERYLPQCSYFKCVQKDIQPFMRRMVATWMLEVCEEQKCEEEVFPLAMNYLDRFLAVVPTRKCHLQLLGAVCMFLASKLKETIPLTAEKLCIYTDNSIKPQELLEWELVVLGKLKWNLAAVTPHDFIEHILRKLPLPKDKLVLIRKHAQTFIALCATDFNFAMYPPSMIATGSVGAAICGLQLDDGDRSLSGDSLTDFLAKITSTDVAWRNSGGTLQ; this is encoded by the exons ATGGAGTTGCTGTGCTGCGAGGTGGATCCTATGAGGAGAGCTTTGCCGGACCCGAACTTGCTCTACGACGACCGTGTTTTGCACAACTTACTGACGATAGAGGAGCGGTATCTGCCCCAGTGCTCCTACTTCAAGTGCGTGCAGAAGGACATCCAGCCCTTCATGAGGAGGATGGTGGCCACTTGGATGTTGGAG GTCTGTGAAGAACAGAAGTGTGAAGAAGAAGTTTTCCCTCTGGCTATGAATTACTTGGACAGATTCTTAGCTGTGGTGCCCACTCGAAAGTGCCATCTGCAACTACTGGGGGCAGTGTGCATGTTCCTGGCCTCCAAACTAAAAGAGACAATCCCCCTCACAGCAGAGAAGCTTTGCATATACACGGACAATTCCATCAAACCCCAAGAGCTGCTG GAATGGGAGCTCGTGGTATTGGGGAAGTTGAAGTGGAACCTTGCAGCAGTCACCCCACATGATTTCATTGAGCACATCCTACGGAAGCTGCCTCTACCTAAAGACAAGTTGGTTTTGATCCGGAAACATGCACAAACGTTCATTGCCCTTTGTGCCACAG ATTTTAACTTTGCCATGTACCCTCCATCAATGATAGCAACTGGAAGTGTGGGAGCAGCCATCTGTGGCCTTCAGCTTGATGATGGGGACAGATCACTCTCTGGTGACAGCCTAACAGACTTTCTGGCCAAGATTACAAGCACAGATGTG GCATGGAGGAACAGTGGTGGTACATTGCAATAA
- the CCND2 gene encoding G1/S-specific cyclin-D2 isoform c (isoform c is encoded by transcript variant 4), producing the protein MELLCCEVDPMRRALPDPNLLYDDRVLHNLLTIEERYLPQCSYFKCVQKDIQPFMRRMVATWMLEVCEEQKCEEEVFPLAMNYLDRFLAVVPTRKCHLQLLGAVCMFLASKLKETIPLTAEKLCIYTDNSIKPQELLEWELVVLGKLKWNLAAVTPHDFIEHILRKLPLPKDKLVLIRKHAQTFIALCATDFNFAMYPPSMIATGSVGAAICGLQLDDGDRSLSGDSLTDFLAKITSTDVL; encoded by the exons ATGGAGTTGCTGTGCTGCGAGGTGGATCCTATGAGGAGAGCTTTGCCGGACCCGAACTTGCTCTACGACGACCGTGTTTTGCACAACTTACTGACGATAGAGGAGCGGTATCTGCCCCAGTGCTCCTACTTCAAGTGCGTGCAGAAGGACATCCAGCCCTTCATGAGGAGGATGGTGGCCACTTGGATGTTGGAG GTCTGTGAAGAACAGAAGTGTGAAGAAGAAGTTTTCCCTCTGGCTATGAATTACTTGGACAGATTCTTAGCTGTGGTGCCCACTCGAAAGTGCCATCTGCAACTACTGGGGGCAGTGTGCATGTTCCTGGCCTCCAAACTAAAAGAGACAATCCCCCTCACAGCAGAGAAGCTTTGCATATACACGGACAATTCCATCAAACCCCAAGAGCTGCTG GAATGGGAGCTCGTGGTATTGGGGAAGTTGAAGTGGAACCTTGCAGCAGTCACCCCACATGATTTCATTGAGCACATCCTACGGAAGCTGCCTCTACCTAAAGACAAGTTGGTTTTGATCCGGAAACATGCACAAACGTTCATTGCCCTTTGTGCCACAG ATTTTAACTTTGCCATGTACCCTCCATCAATGATAGCAACTGGAAGTGTGGGAGCAGCCATCTGTGGCCTTCAGCTTGATGATGGGGACAGATCACTCTCTGGTGACAGCCTAACAGACTTTCTGGCCAAGATTACAAGCACAGATGTG